A segment of the Zalophus californianus isolate mZalCal1 chromosome 15, mZalCal1.pri.v2, whole genome shotgun sequence genome:
CTTTTAGTGACCATTGTCCTTGcccatttaaaaactaaaatgtagtatatgttgtataaaatgaaaatatcattatAGCTTAATTAGGGAAGTTGTACATAGACATTGAAAGAagggttaaaaacaaacaattttatTATGCAATTGTAAAACACCAAAAATATAGATTCATCTTTGATATGTAACACACTAAATGTATTTTGTACAGCATCTGGTTTAAAAGGTGCCTTATTAAGTTTACCATTAATTGCTTTGTTCTATATATAGATTACATCCAATGtatcatttttaagtaaataaccTTATTTTAGTATACTTTAGTGATGTGTTTTGTGATACTCTACTCGGACTGTATTGTGTATCAGAAGTCACATGTCTGGTGAGATTTTATGACAGATAAgtaagtgtatatatacatgcatccCTGAGATGTGCATCTCAGCTACTGGAAATCAAGTGTGGAACACAAGGCAGGTAAGTGACCACACACTCTTTCCTTTGTATACATAGAGCAGTTGAAAACCCATTACAGTGAAGGGttgtttccctttaaaaaaaaattctttttttaaagattttatttatttgacagagagagacaaagcaagagagggagcacaagcagggggagtgggagagggagaagcaggcttcccacggagcagggaacccaacgtggggctcgatcccaggacccgggatcatgacctgagccgaaggcagacgcttagcaactgagccacccaggcgcccctaaaaagaaattctgattcTAAAAATATGTACTCATTgcagaaattttagaaaacacaggaaagaataaagcaaataaaatcacaGTTCTATTGCCACATGTATCCCTATTTACATTTGAATGttgtttttcaatctttttttcctgcatattttttttacaaaatttgaGATCATAGTATGTCATTAATATCCATTGAGAATGTAACTTTAAAATCTTAACTACATAATATCCTACCAAGTAGatggaataatttatttttgtaattcccTATtgaatatttgggttatttccattgttttaaaaaatataatgaacgtattgaacatccttgtacataaatcttttaaatcataaatttatTGTCTTAGATTACATTCCTGAAAGTGGGACTAGTGGACAGgaacttttaagattatttaagaTGAAAAACAGTCTAAGGTTCTTGCTAAGTGTGGCTGTATTACTGCCCAGAGGGTTTCTCTTGCACACTCCCTACTCGTGTCAAGAGTGTTCATCTCATGACTTGGACAGGTCATTGCTTccaatttccttctctctctgctagCATAGCGCCTGGTTTCTGTTACTTATCGTCATGGAATCCATTTATCCAGCTTTACTGTGTTCCTGCTGCAGCAAATACTTTGTGAAAAGCTGAAACTTCAGGGCGGAAGGTAGCTTGCCCTCTGTTCTGCAACAGTATTCTCTCCCCTCCTGCACTTAGTATCAGCACCTATCAGAGCTGTTTCCGGTTGTATGTCTATTCATTCAGTCAGCAAACCTTGGGATGCCTTAGGCAGCTGGACATATTAAATCATCATAAAAGATTTGGGACTAGTTGATGTCTCCCCCCCGAAAAATGCATGTTTGGGAATAGCTTGTTAGAGATTCTTCACAGGAACCCCTGTTTAGTGTCCCGTAAGATGGTTTCTTGAAAGAAGAGCATGCACACTCATGCAGCTTGGTAAAGAATCAGGGATTTCCTGAGCCTGTCAAATACTTGGAGCTTTCCTTCTGTCTGTAAAAGGTTGACCCCAAACCTGGatcaatatattcatttttccttcccagcATAATCTGTTACTCTCACTGACTGGTTGGAATAGTGACAATTTCCAAGGTTTCTTTAATATTATCAGTAGTATTAGTAGAGAAGACATTAAGAAATGAGGACACTGTTCTTCCAGAATAATCTAATTCTTGTAGGTAATTTCAGGCAGATGCTAATTTAGACATTAAATCTTCATTCACTTGGAGAACTGTCTCCCTGCTGCTAGTGCACGGACCTTTTCTGGCACTAAAGTTAGATGCATGTTCCTAGAAAGCCTTGCTTCAGCCCTCAGGGCAGTACCTGACCAAGTGGACACGGCGCACTGAAGGTGGCCAGTCGGTCGTGTTCAGAGAGGCCACTTAATGGTAGCGGCCCCCTACTGGTCATGGGGAGTTAAATACTGCGAGCTCAGGGCAAGAGCAGAAACAGGCACGTCTCCCGAACGAAAGCTGGAAATCAGAAGGAGGAGACTTAGTTCAGGCGCAAAGGTACACACGCAAAATATGTCCGCTAGAAGCAGAGGCTAGGGCTGAAAGGTTCATCCGTGATTGCCCTTGGAGGTGGAGATTGTGATTCTCGTTTATAGGTGGAAAACATGTGGCCTACCTGTAACTCCTCTGAACTGTATCTTCTTGGCCTTTGTCTCATCACTTTTACACTGAAGTGTCCTATGTATTTTCAGAACGAAGTTCACGGTGATTCTAGATgctgcttcctccctccacctcgCTTCCCATATCGTAAATTTTATATAGGGAACCGGAAATGTTACCATTATTCAAAAGTCAAAAGTCGGTATAAAATGCTCATGTTGCAAGTATTTTCAGGCTAGAGGAAGAAAGGACTAGGGCCTTCGTTGATGAGAGGGGAGCCATCTGTAAAGCAAAGTTAAAATCTGGCTGATGACAGGGTGATGAAGTGCACCTGCCGTTCTGTTCTCTGTCGCTCTGCTGCAGGACTCAAATCCAAGAAGACGttgaaagacattaaaaagaaagaaccgAAAGGCTGCGGcacaaataatactgcaatggAAGGCATTTCAATCAAacacctaaaaataaaacttactatTTGATTTTGTCTTCATTCTTGGCTAGACTGGCTGGAGATCGAATCTAACGGAAGATATTTCCAGGATCCCTGTTGCCAGTAAGAAGCCTGATGTGTGTCTAATTCAGTCCTTTgtcatttaacttattttttcattcaagaaacaattttcagagtgcctgggtggcacagtcggttgagcatctgactcttggtttcagctcaggttgtgagatcgagacccaCGTCGGATTCAGTGCTCGGCggtctgcttcagactctctccttctgcccctccgccctccccacttgtgcacactccTGTGatggtgcgctctctctctcaaatcttaaaaacaaaacgggattttctttttgatgttttgaAGTTTAGCTTGCCATGTCTAGATGTATTCTTTGTGTTAGTACTGATTGGGTACTTTTAACCTTTCCTTGAACCTGGGAATTTCCACtatttatttcctcccttccGTTCTTTTACTTTACTCTTTCTAGAATTCCTATGAGATGAATAGTAGGTCCCCTGGGTGTTTCTTCCATATTTCTTAACATGTCTGTTATCTGATCTGTCTTACCGTCTGCTTTTCAGCCCATTTACTAAGTTTATTtcaaccaaatttttttttatttggaaataatttcaaaattccagaaaagttgtgaaaagtacaaaaaatgCCATTTACACTTCACCCAGATTCATCAACTATTACATTTTGCCACAACTgccttgtttgtgtgtgtgtataagaatTATAAAGGCGCGGTGTTGGAATGTTTGAGCACACGCACATAACCACTTCTGAACTACTTGGATTACAGAGCTCGTGCCTCTAAGTACTTCAGGGATATTCCATTACAAAACCAGTTACATATGattttcaaaatcagaaaagTTGACATTGATACCATAACAATTATTGGCAATACCATACTCTGCAGACCTTTCCCAGTTCTAATAAAGTCGTTGAGAGCACATTTCCCATGTCCAGAGTCTGTCAGGGATCttgcattgcatttagttgtcatgtctcatTCTTTAATCTGAAACAGTTCtccagtttctgttttttttttgtgatacATTTTCTAGAGTGAAAGGCCAGAGTTTCTGTGGACATACCTGTGTCCTCAGGGCATCCCATTGGGACGCCATGGCGCATGTCTCATTATTAATGATGTCCCATTATTAATTAATCACTGTCAATCCCTTGTTCAAGGTGAAACGTTTCTTTACTGTAAAGTGGTGGTACACCCTTTGTAATTACTATGTTATGGACATAATTTGAGACTGTGTTCTAGCCATTGGTAATTCTAATGTGAATCAGTGCTTACAAAGTAGTGATTTTCTACTTGCATTATTAcatctacatttattaattggcATTCTGTAAGGGAGAGGTCTGtcttctcttgtttatttttttgttatcagTAGGAACTCATGGATTCTTATTCTATGCAATGAGTTAGAGTCTATTAGGTCATTATTTGTTCTGATGCTCAAATTGATCCAGACTTGGCCACTGGAAGCTCATCAAGTTGGCTCTTGAGTCCTTTTTCCACGTGCTCATCTTTTCTTGAGCACTTCTTACTTTTTGGCACTTAAAAGATGTTCCAAGGGCATCTGGTAGTTTCCCTGCCCCAGCCATGgagtcagccatttctccaaggctCTCTGATTCCCTCAGGAAGGATGGTATTTAGAGGCCAGGACCTAAGTGGCAAGTAAGATTTCCAGTTTCCTGTATTGTTTCTAGAGATGTGTATATTCCAAAATGTTCAGTTTTTTGAGTTTTGGATCCTCTTCTTCATGACACTAGTTTTCCACAAATGTTTGGCACTTTGGCATAGTTGCTCACCTTTGTATTTGGTGAACCCCTGCTCCCCTCAGTTCTGTGTTCCTCGGCTTCCTGTTTTTATCAAGAAGTGATGGGGCAACAGCAGTTTCTTAGAGGAACAATTAAGCAGTGCTCCTTTCTTCTTGCCTAGGATTCAGGCTTTTCCCACTCCACGTATttacctccccctcccccacccccgccacctcAGCAAGTTTTGTCATTGTTAGGCCAGGTCTGGGGGAGCTTTCTTGACAGAGGAGGATGGAGCAATCCTGCTCAGGCTAGAGCTGGACTGGAGCTCTGGATGTTTTCGAGACAAATGTCCTGGGATACCAGCAGAGTGgcagagcatgagaggaaaggaGAGCTTTCAGAAACATTGTTTACAGACCATGCATATCCTCTCCACAATGTTCCTAAACTACAAATTGTTTCTGAAATAAAAGCAGAGGTCAGGTGATACTTTGGCATTATGTTGTGTGTGGGGACACACCTCTGGACTGACAGCCGCGGGCCCTGACGTCGGTTAGGTTGTCCATGTCGTCTGGGAGCTTCCTGCCTCCAAGAGAGTCCGTAGCCGCCTGCAGCTGGGGGCCCAGGATGGACCTGTCCTGCCCGACTCTGGGCACAGGCCACCGCTGCTAGCCACTTAGCAGGGGCAGGTGACAGCCAGGACCCGCTAGGGCTGCCCCTCGGCTGCTCCTCCTCCACTCACTCCCCCCAAGCATGTTAGCGGCTGAGTTTGAGCTTGGCGTTCCCCTGAAATCGCTCCCATCTCCAACAGTCTCAAATGTTTTGGGTTATGGTTTCCTGTTGCTATTTCATTTTATAGTTAGTTGATCCCTTCTACTTCCCATTTTGcagaaattatgaaaattttctgaTCGGCTTATGGTAccctttgtttttcagtattatttttgaaTCCGTTTCTCCATCAGATCTGGGGAGGTATGATACCACTCTGTGCTCAGTCCATTGCCTTGTTCTGGATGCCACAAGTGAAGGGTGTCCTAACATTGGCCTGGGTAACTGGGGGTCTATTCAGGGAGCACTGGCAGAGTCTGCACCCAGAGATATTAGATGCCTTAGTGGAGATAAACCTGTCAAGTGAACTTTAGAATTCTTGTTAATCTGGTGTCCTCATTATAGAAGTGTTTAAACAGGAAATTTGCACTTAAACTGGATATTAAGGTTTTGTGAAGTTGGTTTTGTTGAATGGAAAGCATCCTATTTAAAAGAACCACTGTTTCTCTAGTTCTCATCCCAGAAACTTCTGGAGCGACTCGTCCACGCTGCTGGCCAAGTTTACCAGTTGTGCTTGCATTCATAACCCTGTTAAGAGCAGTggccatgggcgcctgggtggctcagttaggcgcctgccttcggctcgggtcatgatcccagggtcctgggatcgagtcccgcatcgggctccctgctcagcgggaagcctgcttctccctctcccactccccctgcttgtgttcctgctctcactgtctctctctgtcaaataaataaataaaatcttaaaaaaaaaaaagcggtgGCCATGTGAGCAGCAGGGCGCAGGTGCCCCTTATGGAGATCAATTCACTCTGCTTATTATGTGCAAGCCATTCCAAGCGAAAATCTTAGATGGTAAGACCACACCACCCTCAGATCTCCACTTAGTCATCGGTACAGCTTGACCAGTAAGAGCAAGATGGAGCAGAAGGAAGACATGGCAAGGTCTTTCTGGCAGCCAGGGCGACGGGCTACCTGCTCTCCAACCTTCGGTCAAGAACGGCCCCAGTACATCGTGCCTTGGGTTGCCATTAATCTCGGCAGCTGAGAGCTGCAGCCGGCAAGAGGCCCTGgccggggggaagggcaggaaggcCAGAGTCAACCCTGTGGTCAAGATAATAAAACACCAAGATACTTAATGAAAGCTATGAGACCAACTGCCTCATACCACAGATGGAAAAAGTTCAAGAGGTGGTGATTTACTGTCAGCGCCAGAGCGGTCTGGCACACTCTTCCTTTTAACGCTGATGTTTTAGCATATCGAGCACACAAAGCTTAGTGGGAAATAAGTTCTGGGGGACAACTGTTTGAATTAATGACCCTTAGGAAACAAGAAGGGCTGAGACCCTTGTGAGCCCTGACGACCAACTCCTGTCCTTTTTCACTGCCCAGTCCAATCCAGTTTTGTTACGCAGAAGAGTATGTTCAACACACACGGGATACCTGGCTACCACAACACAAACACGTCCTAACAACCAGACGGCTGCTCTCGCAAGCCTGTTTGCTCCAGGGACTGTAATGTTTTGAAAACCCTACCCCGATATTGCGGGAACAGTTGCAACTCCGAAGTGTTTCTGTCTGACCAAGTATTCTCACCGCTGCCTGCTGTGGAGGCACGTGTCATGTAGAAGTTACTGGAACTGTGAAGTCAAATACAGCCTGGAATCGTGAGAGTCACATTTATCccaaatcatttcattttgtcCCATATTTCTACCTCCTTTACCGACTCTTTTCGCTCTCCATAAATAAACCAGGCCGAGATTTGAAGGGCATTGCTTTATTCCAGAGCTGATCATTACCGAAGGAGATTTTGACAATcgtccttcctttcctccctcagcCTCCTTACTGGTTAGAGATGCTCATGAGAATGAGGATGGTCATCAGCGAGTGGAGGAAGTAAAAAGGGTGAAGGCTGTACACATTTTAGTTCATGTTTTGGCATGTCTTGGCCTTTATCAGgaggcaaggagaaaaagaagtggaATTAAGATTACAGATAAATTCAAGGAAGGACCGAacctgagggaaagagaattttgtttcctttggttaaCTCAACGAGGCCTTTGTCCCCATTTCTAATAGAAGCCAAACAGGTCGGTTTTCTCCTACTGCCCTGCAGTGGGTAGAGACTGGTTTCCAACATTGTCCAAGATGTCACCTCCATTTTAAACATAGTCCTTCAGGGGAGGAATGATTTTCTAGCATAAGATTAGGGAGAAGAAGTGGGAGAAAGTTCTAAAGTTTCCAACCACAGGAGGAGCAACACACCAAAGAAGCTGCAGGACCCAGGGTGTGGCAAAGAGCTGAAGCCCACAATGCCATCCTGCCTCAGACGGCACGCCAAGCTAAGGTTCACACTTCCCCGGGTCAGGTTCTGCCCAGACAGAAGCCTTCCAGTTCTTCTCGTCATTAAGAAATAGCCAAACCCAGTGCATCTAGAGGAAGGCCCCAAATACCGCATCGTCTTTGCAGAAGTTTTCCAGGAAGAACTAGACCAATTGGATGGTCTCCAGACCAACCCTGGCCAGAGCTCCAGGCCAAGGAGAGCTGGGTGAGTCCACGACGTCTGGTCAGGGTTGTGCCCGGCGTTCAGGTCTTGAACATCAGGAATCCCCCGAATGCAGTGCCTGGTGGGTTTCTCTTGATGACTGATCCCTGGGTTAACTCAAACCACACCCTCTCGCCTTTCTGCAGCTCGGCCATAGCGAAGGTCGTGGCCATGCTACCCCTCCCCTCCTCGGTGGAACTGACAGGTGTTTGATGGTGACCTCCAAACACCAGCTGCCCGGCGCCTGACCCTGGGCCAAATTCAACGCTCACTGCAAAAAGATAGACGCCACGCTCCGGGGCTCGGAAGTAGCCATGTTCAGGGAAGTAGCTGCTGCCAATGTTGATGTAAGTGGCATTGAACTTGACCGTCTGCAGCGCAGCTGTGCCTTCTGAAAAGCCGGCATAGAAggccacaggggtgcctggaatGCAGGAGGAACGTGCTCAGTGACTGTCTCTCACTCCCCCTGGTGGGAAACCAAACCCTGAGACCTGCCCTTCTCACCTTATTAACGGTAGGAATAGGTCACTATTTCTAGATAACCCAGGTGTTCCCAATAGTGGCCTCAGAGAGTGGTAGCCAACCGGCCAACACTCACTGGGTCACTAATTGAGAGGAAGGAAAATACGAGTCGGTTGTCTCCACgagtgtacatttttaaaaagccctttttcatttgttccccTTTCCTTCCAACATCCTGAGAGGTAagtaccctccccacccccacccccacccccacccccacccccctgccgcCGAGGAAACCTTGAGTCTTGAGTGCTTAACTGGTTGTCCAAAGCTGCGTGGCTTGCCAAGGGCAAGACGGGGCAGGCCCCCGGGTCTCTGACTCCCACACGACTGCCACCTCCTGGGGATCTTGAGATACCCAAgggcaagaaagaaaatactCCCTATCCTCCAGGTAATAATGctaacactggtgaaagaaagaaCACTGCAGGATCCTTCCTACTGGATGTCTGGCATGGGACCTTGGAGAGAGAAGAGCGAGTGGGACCGGACAAGAAAACTCTTCAAGCGGGTCATCTTAATGTTTTCAAACTTGCACAGAGCCCTAGGGTTACTGATGGGGAAATGGGCCCAGAAAGGGAAAGCCAGCTCCAGAAGACACAGATAATAAATTACCACACTGGGAGCTGTCCTTGGATCTCCTGATTTCCAGGGCTCTTCCCACGTAAAAAAGCATTTTAGCCAGCCATGGGAGGACAAGCAAGATGAAGAGAACACAGGTGCAGGTGTGCAGCCAGAGGGAGCCGCTCCGTGTAGAGGGCGAGTGTACAGTGAGGAAGAAGCCAACGCCGCTACCTGGCCATGACTCTCAGGCGGGGCGGGGGACAGAGCCAGGAAACGGGAAGGGTGAGTCCCAGGGGGTTCTGGCCATGAAACTGGCCCTGGCACCGACGAGGTCATGTTCCCCATGGGCTCCCTCaactctctgtgtgtctctctgtatctctctctctgtgtctcttggtTGAGACCAAACTCCCTGTTTCTTCTTAGGGGATAAAACCAAGCGAGGCCTAAAGGAGGGGAAATTTGCATCGTGGTTAGTGCCTTAATCCCACCTACAGCCCCAGCTCTTTGGCTCCCGGTCCAGCAATAGTCTTGTGAATGTCAAAATTTTGCGCTTCTTTAGTTCTGGAAGATTTTCTGAGAATTGGAGAGTTTGGAATAACTTTCCCATTTGTAGTTAAAGTTGTGTCCCGTCAACGGCCCGCGGCTGGCTCTGCAGTTCCCCCAGCAGCCAGGAGGTGGGGCGCTCGCCCAGCCCAAGGGATGCCCGCCCAGCGCGCCCTCTGCCGGTACTTGGCTCTCTCTGCACCCGTTGCAGCCAGCCTGCCGGCCGCTCAGTCCCGCCTTCCAGGCCGACCCCGACCGGCCCCTGGGCCCAACCTGCCCCTCAGAAGGCTCAAGTGTTGTGCTTCTCTGATTTCGCTAGCAGGTAAACTGAGAGTGGCCTTCCCTGCAGGGCACAAATTCAAGACTTGTGGTCTTTCTACAAGACAAATAAgcgggaatttttatttttaaggaaaaacattttttgaaataaactATTGCAGTGGTAAACTCAGACACCTAAACCCTCAGGCAATTGAGGCCTTGTACCACACGCAGGAGAAAAATGCTGGATGAATTAGTGCAGGCAGACAGAGCCTTGTCCCTGAAAATGCTGGGGAAACGGGGAAACGCTGACTGGTGTCTACTAAATGTTAGCCCTTATGtcaggtattcagtaaatgtaCCTGCTAGTCTTCACAACAAGTCTTCGATGTAGGTAGCgattctcccattttacagaggaagaaactgagatgaGTAAGTGGTGCTAGAGACTGTGCTCTGTCCAccgcccccaggcccccaggcctcCAGGGCCGGGTTGGAGAGtcggcaggagcagggagagctTGGGGTGGCATCCTCAGCCGGGCCTCAGACTTCCCACATGCCAGGCTACACCGGGGTATAGACAGCCCAGATGGCGGCCTTGTACCTGGTCCTGTGTCTGGATGAGGAGGTGGCCATAGCCCCGAGGCCAGCCTCTCTGGCAGGGGAGAATCACCTGGGGCACGAAGTCTAGGGGTCCCTTTCCCAGGGACACACTCAGGGAGGGGCGGGCCAGGCTCCAAGCCGGCTGCCCAGGCCCAGGGCCCCTGCTTACGGGGGAAGAGCTAGCACCCTAGAGACAGCTTGGACAGGGTTCAGGGCTCCCTGTGCCACTTGCTACCTGTGTGAACGGGACAGTTCCCCTTACTGAGCTGCAGGGAGGACAGCAGTGACGACTGCCGTTGGGCTTTATGATGACTCAACATAGCAAAGGCCGAGAAAGGAGACCTGGTGCAGAGCCGCGAGATGGGCCAACTATGGCAGCACAACGAGCTCCCTTCAGGGCCCAAGGCCTTCCCCTGGATTCCCCTCTTGCGGGGTACTGCCCATGGTAGGCCACACCAGCCCCCGTTCACGTATTTATATGCAGGGGAGCTGATTAAAGATGCACAGGGTGAAGTCGGGAGGACAGGAAGAGCTGCGATGGGGGTGCTGAGGCTGGCAGGAAAGGGAGGCTTTCCCCGCCCGCTCTACAGGTGCAGTGGCAGTGGCCAGCCGTATATCTAGGAGCCTCAAACATTCCATGGTGGGCCTCTGCCCGCTCACTGACATTTGGCTCTTGTGACTTCTACCTGCTTATACTTCAGGTACCATAAGAGGCCTCTGGCCCTGCATGAAAGGGGGATCAGGGCAAAGCCGGTCCTGAGTCGTCCTGACCCTCCATCTCCCCATTCTCTTTCACCTCGCTTTCTTAGAGGCGGAAGAGCTGCCAGCAGACAGCCCTGTCCCCCCAGGCCCACCCCGCCTCCCGCAGCTCCGGAACTCACCTGCCTCCCAGAGCACCGGCCCTTGGACAGGCTTATCCGCCCAAGTCTCTGCTTGCTTCCTGTCCCTCCTCCGGGGAGCTTCCAGACCCTtctgcttcttccctttcctgctcaGCATGGTCTGCAGCTTCCCCAGATCCAGGCTGACGTTGGCAGCCACAAGCCCTTGGAAGTTTCCGAAGAGGCTGTGGAAGAGGCGCTGGTGCTGCTCCAAGTCGCGCTCGGTGGCGGCCAGTGCCTCCTGGAGGCCCTCGAGGGAGCGGTTGAGGGGGGAGGCCCCCGAAGCCTCGCAGCACCGGCCCACCCGCCGGAGGTCGGCGTCCAGGCGCTCCAGCTCCTGCGCCAGCCCGGCCGGGGTGGGCCCGCCAGCCCCCGCCGCCCGCTCCAGAGCCGCCACCCGCGCGGCCAGCGCGTCCCAGGCGAGCGCCTGCTCCCGCAGCCCGCTGGCGGCGTCCCGCAGGCCGGCGCGGATCTGCTCGTAGCGCAGGGGCAGCGGGTCGGGCGCCTCCTCCGCCATCtgctccatcacctcctccccGAAAAGGGCGGCCAGCACGGCCTCGTGCCGCAGCGCGTCGTCCAGCAGGGCCGTGAAGTAACTGTGCAGCTGGCCCACCTCGGCCCGCATCTCCCCGTGCGCCGCCCGCAGCGCGCTCGCCTCGCTGTCCAGCGCCCGCAGCTGGCTCCGCAGCCGCGCCCCGTCGGCCCGCGCCCGCTCGCCCTCCGCCCGCTGCGCGTCCACCGCCCGCGACAGCGCCGCCACCGTGCCGCTCAGGGCCTGCAGGGACGAGCCGTCGCGCTGGTGCCGCTCGTCCAGGCTCACCTGCGCCTCCTCCAGGGCGCGCGTGGTGTCCCTCTGGCCCTCGCGGATGACGTCCAGGTCGAAGTAGAGCTTCTGGCAGTTGCAGTCCTTGACGTACTTGATGAGGTCGGCGTGGCCCCCCTGCAGGTGCTGGAGGGTGAGGTTGAGCTCCAGGAGCTGCCGCTCCATCTCCTCCTTGTTCTCCTCCATGATCAGCGACTTCTCCATCAGGATGACGCGCAGCTCACGCAGCGCCGTGTGGTTCACCTGCAGCTCCTCCAGCTGCCGCTCCACCTTGCTGATCTGATCGAAGGTCTCATCGGACTCCGAATACAGCTCCTTGATCTCATCCACGTGCTGCGCCAGGGTGGCCCTCATGTCCGCCAGGGTGCTCTGTAACTCCTCTTCCCTGCGGCCGGCGGCCGTGTGCAGCGCCGACAGGTTCCTCTGCAGCTGGCCCAGCCTGGCCTGCAGGCTCTCCGGCTCCGGCCTGGCCCCGGCCCCTGCCGCGGCTGGGACCAGGCTGCCGTTGGCCCCGACGGGCTCCTGGGCCTTAACGAACCTCTTCAACTTGGCATCCACGTCCGCCTCGACCTCGGAGAGCGACTGCTGCAGGGAGAGGTGCTGGGCGTGCATGCGTTCCTCCAAGTCCTGCCTCAGCTGCCCGACCCTCTGGGCGTTCTCCTGGACCTTGCTCTCAAATTTGGCCCCAAGCTCCTGGAAGTCAGCCCTGGCCACTGAGCTCTCCTGGACCCCCTTGATGGCCTGTTCGTTGGCCTCCACATCAAGAGACAGGTTTCTTATGGCTTGGGAGAGGCTGTGCAGGCTTTGGTTGAGGCTCCTCCAAATGGGGCTGAAATGCACCTGTAGGAAGGCGTCCACGTGGGGCAGTAGCACTTGCTCCAAGGATCTGCCAGGCGCCTCTGCAACAGAGACATGCTTTTACACAAGCCCTGCAGGAGCAGACACCCCTCCCCGGGCAAGGACTGGGCGGGGGGGTCCTCTGAGATGTGGGCCTTCCTCTCGTCCCCTCGGGTATGAGCAGGCTCTGCCTCAGCCCCTGGAGCCTGACACTCACCAGGCTCTGTCTGATTTGCCTCGATCGTGGCAGCTGTGAGATTGCTTGCCAGGGCCTTCCACTGGCCCGGGAGGCCATCTGCCACCTGGTGAATGTCATTCTGGAGATCTCCGAGCAAGCGTTCCTGCTGCTCCATGATGTTGCTGAGCTCAGCTGCCGGGTGGCCTGAAGACACATGAGAGAGAAGTGTGGAGGTCTAActccccaggcctgggcagatcaggaggtacagagaaggaaatttcCAGGTTCAGATGGAAATATCAGGGAGGTATGTGCTGATGTCCTCCGAGTCTAGCAGCCTTTAGCTCCAGAAGGGGAAATGCATGCCCATGAGCCCTCCCCCTCATCCCAGCACCCATAGCAGACATGACTAATCAATCACGGCACACTTTCCTCCTCAGCTGTGTGGACATGGCCTCTCAACATCATTTGAGGCAGCCGTTGTCAAAAGATAAGTTCACCACATGATGAAACTCATCTGCCATCCCGAACGTGGCCCAGC
Coding sequences within it:
- the MMRN2 gene encoding multimerin-2 isoform X2, which produces MILTLLLGLGGPLGWGLLGASAQGAGSGLSDPQNPRPPGVWRAEAEDTGRDPSRRNWCPYQKSRLVTFVAACKTEKFLVHSQQPCPQGTPDCQKVKVMYRMAHKPLYQVKQKVLASVAWRCCPGYAGPDCQHHDPTAVPEPEDLGDGLQEPWDGPVGFEPGHPAAELSNIMEQQERLLGDLQNDIHQVADGLPGQWKALASNLTAATIEANQTEPEAPGRSLEQVLLPHVDAFLQVHFSPIWRSLNQSLHSLSQAIRNLSLDVEANEQAIKGVQESSVARADFQELGAKFESKVQENAQRVGQLRQDLEERMHAQHLSLQQSLSEVEADVDAKLKRFVKAQEPVGANGSLVPAAAGAGARPEPESLQARLGQLQRNLSALHTAAGRREEELQSTLADMRATLAQHVDEIKELYSESDETFDQISKVERQLEELQVNHTALRELRVILMEKSLIMEENKEEMERQLLELNLTLQHLQGGHADLIKYVKDCNCQKLYFDLDVIREGQRDTTRALEEAQVSLDERHQRDGSSLQALSGTVAALSRAVDAQRAEGERARADGARLRSQLRALDSEASALRAAHGEMRAEVGQLHSYFTALLDDALRHEAVLAALFGEEVMEQMAEEAPDPLPLRYEQIRAGLRDAASGLREQALAWDALAARVAALERAAGAGGPTPAGLAQELERLDADLRRVGRCCEASGASPLNRSLEGLQEALAATERDLEQHQRLFHSLFGNFQGLVAANVSLDLGKLQTMLSRKGKKQKGLEAPRRRDRKQAETWADKPVQGPVLWEAGTPVAFYAGFSEGTAALQTVKFNATYINIGSSYFPEHGYFRAPERGVYLFAVSVEFGPGSGAGQLVFGGHHQTPVSSTEEGRGSMATTFAMAELQKGERVWFELTQGSVIKRNPPGTAFGGFLMFKT
- the MMRN2 gene encoding multimerin-2 isoform X5; this translates as MYRMAHKPLYQVKQKVLASVAWRCCPGYAGPDCQHHDPTAVPEPEDLGDGLQEPWDGPVGFEPGHPAAELSNIMEQQERLLGDLQNDIHQVADGLPGQWKALASNLTAATIEANQTEPEAPGRSLEQVLLPHVDAFLQVHFSPIWRSLNQSLHSLSQAIRNLSLDVEANEQAIKGVQESSVARADFQELGAKFESKVQENAQRVGQLRQDLEERMHAQHLSLQQSLSEVEADVDAKLKRFVKAQEPVGANGSLVPAAAGAGARPEPESLQARLGQLQRNLSALHTAAGRREEELQSTLADMRATLAQHVDEIKELYSESDETFDQISKVERQLEELQVNHTALRELRVILMEKSLIMEENKEEMERQLLELNLTLQHLQGGHADLIKYVKDCNCQKLYFDLDVIREGQRDTTRALEEAQVSLDERHQRDGSSLQALSGTVAALSRAVDAQRAEGERARADGARLRSQLRALDSEASALRAAHGEMRAEVGQLHSYFTALLDDALRHEAVLAALFGEEVMEQMAEEAPDPLPLRYEQIRAGLRDAASGLREQALAWDALAARVAALERAAGAGGPTPAGLAQELERLDADLRRVGRCCEASGASPLNRSLEGLQEALAATERDLEQHQRLFHSLFGNFQGLVAANVSLDLGKLQTMLSRKGKKQKGLEAPRRRDRKQAETWADKPVQGPVLWEAGTPVAFYAGFSEGTAALQTVKFNATYINIGSSYFPEHGYFRAPERGVYLFAVSVEFGPGSGAGQLVFGGHHQTPVSSTEEGRGSMATTFAMAELQKGERVWFELTQGSVIKRNPPGTAFGGFLMFKT